In Triticum urartu cultivar G1812 chromosome 6, Tu2.1, whole genome shotgun sequence, the following proteins share a genomic window:
- the LOC125512930 gene encoding protein SRG1-like: MSYGQQFKIREVPPIVQELVAGGVQEPPGQYVVPEQDRPAAAAVSEIPEPIPVVDLSRLSANSADELAKLQSALQNWDLFLAVGHGMEPGFLAEVTKAVREFFKLPLEEKQKYSNIVDGEKMSSDGYGNDMVVVEHQVLDWNDRLSLLVEPESERAYALWPTQPPSFRDILCEYTVRCRLVANLMLQNLAKLLNLQEEYLTTMLGEKSLTQAIINYYPRCPKPDHVLGLKPHTDASMITVNFIDDDVSGLQLQKNDIWYNVPIVPNALVVNIGDVMEVVSNGLFKSLVHRVVTNAEKERLSLVMFYTLDPEAEIEPVPELVDDKRPRRYGKMKSKDYLAKFFDTYATGKLAIDSMKI, from the exons ATGTCATACGGCCAACAATTCAAGATACGCGAGGTGCCCCCGATCGTGCAGGAGCTGGTGGCCGGCGGCGTGCAGGAGCCGCCGGGCCAGTACGTGGTCCCCGAGCAAGACCGTCCGGCCGCGGCGGCGGTCTCGGAGATACCCGAGCCCATCCCCGTCGTCGACCTCAGCCGGCTGTCCGCCAACAGCGCCGACGAGCTCGCCAAGCTGCAGTCCGCCTTGCAGAACTGGGACCTCTTCCTG GCCGTTGGACATGGAATGGAGCCTGGTTTTCTTGCCGAGGTGACGAAGGCTGTGAGGGAGTTCTTCAAGCTCCCGCTAGAAGAGAAACAGAAGTACTCGAACATTGTCGACGGTGAGAAGATGAGCTCGGATGGGTACGGCAACGACATGGTCGTCGTGGAACATCAGGTCCTTGACTGGAACGACCGGCTCAGCCTCCTGGTGGAACCCGAGTCGGAGAGAGCCTATGCACTGTGGCCAACGCAGCCACCTTCTTTCAG AGACATTCTATGCGAGTACACGGTCCGATGCAGACTGGTGGCAAACCTTATGCTGCAAAACCTAGCCAAGCTTCTCAATTTACAGGAGGAATACTTGACAACCATGCTCGGTGAGAAGTCCTTAACCCAAGCTATAATCAACTACTACCCTCGGTGCCCCAAGCCGGACCATGTCTTGGGCCTTAAGCCCCATACCGATGCTTCGATGATCACGGTCAACTTCATTGATGATGATGTTAGCGGGCTCCAGCTCCAGAAGAATGACATATGGTACAACGTGCCCATCGTCCCAAACGCATTGGTTGTGAACATAGGGGATGTAATGGAG GTAGTGAGCAACGGGTTGTTCAAAAGCCTAGTGCATAGGGTCGTGACCAATGCGGAGAAAGAGCGCTTGTCGTTGGTGATGTTCTACACGTTGGACCCAGAGGCGGAGATTGAGCCGGTTCCAGAGCTGGTGGATGACAAGAGACCTAGACGGTACGGGAAGATGAAGAGCAAGGACTACCTAGCGAAATTCTTTGACACTTATGCAACAGGGAAACTAGCCATCGACTCCATGAAGATCTGA
- the LOC125515296 gene encoding agmatine coumaroyltransferase-2-like: protein MRATFFLACRMKITVQSSKSIKPDYGGHRPVAPPFTTNVVPLSVFDKANLDTQVSVIYAFHPPAPPNGVLEAGLARALVEYREFAGRLARDADGSRRAILLNDAGARFVEATAGVALGSVMPLRPTRAALSLHPSGGDELMLVQATRFACGSLVVGLTVHHTVADGRGFCNFILAWGQATRGAPVDPAPVHDRTSFFPPRSPPKIEHEHRRAEFKPYDARKDDDAGGGGGEEEEVVVERVHFSAERIAKLKAQASSAGARHSTSTVQCVLAHLWRCVTRARGFDGGDATALLIGVDGRRRMRPPVPDGYTGNVVLWARPTATARELVDMPLRHAAELIGRAVARVDDTYYRSFIDFACSGAVEEERLVPTADAADMVLSPNVEVNSWVRLPFYDLDLGGGRPFLFMPSYVPVEGVAFLVASSAGSGSVDAYVSLFRRDMDAFRNCCTSGLSKL from the coding sequence ATGCGTGCAACATTTTTCTTAGCTTGCCGTATGAAGATCACGGTGCAGTCATCCAAGTCCATCAAGCCTGACTATGGCGGCCACCGCCCGGTGGCTCCTCCGTTCACGACGAACGTCGTCCCGCTCTCAGTGTTCGACAAGGCCAACTTGGACACGCAGGTCTCCGTCATCTACGCCTTCCACCCGCCGGCCCCGCCCAACGGCGTCCTCGAGGCCGGGCTCGCCAGGGCCCTCGTCGAGTACCGCGAGTTCGCCGGGCGTCTCGCCCGGGACGCCGACGGCAGCCGCCGCGCCATCCTCCTCAACGACGCCGGCGCGCGGTTCGTCGAGGCGACGGCCGGCGTGGCGCTCGGCAGCGTCATGCCGCTGCGGCCCACTCGCGCGGCGCTGAGCCTgcacccgagcggcggcgacgagctGATGCTGGTCCAGGCCACGCGGTTCGCGTGCGGGTCGCTCGTCGTCGGCCTGACCGTGCACCACACCGTCGCCGACGGCCGCGGGTTCTGCAACTTCATCCTCGCGTGGGGCCAGGCCACGCGCGGCGCCCCCGTCGACCCCGCCCCGGTGCACGACCGGACGTCGTTCTTCCCGCCGCGCAGCCCGCCTAAGATCGAGCACGAGCACCGCCGCGCCGAGTTCAAGCCATACGACGCCCGCAAGGACGACGacgccggcggtggcggcggcgaggaggaggaggtggtggtagAGAGGGTGCACTTCAGCGCGGAGCGCATCGCGAAGCTGAAGGCGCAGGCGTCGTCGGCCGGGGCGCGGCACAGCACGAGCACGGTGCAGTGCGTGCTGGCGCATCTGTGGCGGTGCGTGACGCGGGCGCGCGGGTTCGACGGGGGCGACGCCACCGCCCTGCTCATCGGAGTGGACGGGCGAAGGCGGATGAGGCCGCCGGTGCCGGACGGGTACACCGGCAACGTGGTGCTCTGGGCGCGGCCGACGGCCACCGCGCGAGAGCTCGTGGACATGCCGCTGCGCCACGCGGCGGAGCTCATCGGCCGGGCGGTTGCGCGGGTCGACGACACCTACTACAGATCCTTCATCGACTTCGCCTGCTCCGGGGCCGTGGAGGAGGAGCGGCTGGTGCCGACGGCCGACGCGGCGGACATGGTGCTGAGCCCGAACGTCGAGGTGAACAGCTGGGTGCGGCTGCCGTTCTATGACCTGGACCTGGGGGGTGGCCGGCCCTTCCTCTTCATGCCCAGCTACGTGCCGGTGGAGGGCGTGGCCTTCCTCGTGGCGTCTTCCGCCGGCAGCGGCAGCGTGGACGCCTACGTTTCCCTCTTCCGCCGCGACATGGATGCCTTCAGGAACTGCTGCACATCCGGCCTCTCAAAACTCTAG
- the LOC125515295 gene encoding clathrin interactor EPSIN 2-like, giving the protein MKKVFDQTVRDLKRGVNKKVLKVPGTEQKILDATSNEPWGPHGSLLAEIAQATHNYHEYQMIMNIVWKRVSDTGKNWRHVYKGLIVLDYLVAHGTERVIDDIREHSYQISALADFQYIDSSGRDQGSNVRRKSQSLVSLVNDKERILEVRQKALATRDKYRSAFATSGPHRSPGGYDNDRDRYEGGRYDNRNGYGRERDGYRDDDRYSGAGDTPNRDGDRYSRDSNERNREDEYRGSNSNPEYAEGSGRRSYGDEEAYSSRGRGSNADAPTQDERPIERKASNQQIASPPNYEDVTGDTQDNHHDERNGGSVPAVAPKVSSPSVPRTSFPPAPGQVNGVHDKPVEVVAAQPPAPAAQPPAPVEPNGFDEFDPRGSVPDASPPVNTSPIMNSFEMDLFGSDPIGALALVSVPQPTDVPSVEPSASSGFETDSFMGMPPASNGFSEAIDASNPFGDPTPFKAVQEENHAASQTNATPAGSFQATGPGADVNPFQPASSTSFGFEDTLGGLSFASNAAPGQQDIFGSTTSLPSGVSHANPSQQAPPAYVPSQASQPITHAPQAVAPNTHAAPMFAQPQAYPAAMNPSSFSQAAAPSFAPPQPPQHAAPSFAPPQPPQHAAPSFAPPQPPQHAAPNLPSGPSNFYMQPASQNGAPPSYVPPQSSHLPPQHASQQSFLPQTAAPAPQAPSISRGASQPFGAPNSVPSGASTPLQSSLSAPPETLISALQVSQTQPVKKFEPKSTVWSDTLTRGLVDFNISGAKTNPHADIGVDFDSINRKDKRQDKKISQAPVVSTITMGKAMGSGSGIGRAGASAVAPPSNPMGAGRGVGIGGAGYGGGMGMNRPMGMGMGMGMNQQPMGVGMGMNQQPMGMNQQPMGMGMGMNQQQMGMGMGMNQQQMGMGMGMGMNPGMMRPPQMGMAPGGMPGAGYNQMGAGYGGQQPYGGYR; this is encoded by the exons ATGAAGAAAGTGTTCGACCAGACGGTCCGGGACCT GAAACGCGGGGTGAATAAAAAGGTCCTCAAGGTGCCTGGCACGGAACAGAAG ATTCTCGACGCCACAAGCAACGAGCCGTGGGGCCCCCATGGATCCCTCCTGGCGGAGATCGCCCAAGCAACACATAACTA TCATGAGTATCAGATGATAATGAATATCGTGTGGAAGAGGGTCAGCGATACTGGTAAAAATTGGCGGCATGTGTACAAG GGATTGATTGTCCTGGATTACCTGGTAGCACATGGAACCGAGCGAGTTATTGATGACATAAGGGAGCATTCTTATCAGATATCG GCACTAGCTGATTTCCAGTATATCGATTCTAGTGGGAGAGATCAAGGTAGCAATGTACGACGGAAATCCCAGAGCCTCGTTAGTTTAGTTAATGATAAGGAAAGGATACTGGAAGTTAGGCAGAAAGCACTTGCTACCAGGGACAA GTATCGGAGTGCATTTGCCACGAGTGGACCACACAGGAGTCCTGGTGGATATGACAATGACCGTGATCGCTACGAAGGAGGTAGATATGATAACAGGAATGGCTATGGGAGGGAACGAGATGGGTATAGAGATGATGACAGATACAGTGGCGCTGGAGATACCCCCAATAGGGATGGAGATCGTTATTCTAGGGATTCTAATGAACGCAACAGGGAAGATGAATACAGAGGAAGTAATAGCAACCCTGAGTATGCAGAAGGATCAGGCCGCAGGAGCTACGGGGATGAGGAGGCTTATTCATCCCG TGGTCGTGGCAGCAACGCTGATGCGCCTACTCAGGATGAGAG GCCTATTGAGCGGAAGGCTTCTAACCAGCAGATTGCTTCACCACCAAACTACGAAGATGTCACAGGAGATACCCAGGACAATCATCATGATGAAAG AAATGGAGGGAGTGTGCCTGCTGTTGCACCAAAGGTGTCTTCTCCATCTGTTCCTAGAACAAGCTTTCCCCCAGCCCCAGGGCAGGTGAATGGTGTTCATGATAAGCCTGTCGAGGTTGTAGCTGCACAACCACCTGCTCCTGCTGCACAACCACCTGCGCCTGTTGAACCGAATGGTTTTGATGAGTTTGATCCACGTGGATCAGTACCAG ATGCTTCACCTCCGGTGAATACCTCACCGATAATGAATAGCTTTGAGATGGATTTGTTTGGGTCAGATCCTATTGGCGCCCTGGCTTTGGTTTCTGTGCCTCAGCCGACTGACGTCCCAAGTGTCGAGCCATCAGCAAGTTCAGGTTTTGAAACGGATAGTTTTATGGGCATGCCACCTGCTTCTAATGGATTCAGTGAG GCAATTGATGCTTCAAATCCTTTTGGAGATCCTACTCCTTTCAAGGCAGTTCAAGAAGAGAATCATGCAGCTTCTCAGACAAATGCGACCCCTGCTGGTTCATTCCAGGCCACAGGACCTGGTGCAGATGTAAATCCTTTCCAGCCTGCTTCATCCACTAGCTTTGGTTTTGAAGATACTCTCGGCGGTCTCAGTTTTGCATCCAATGCTGCACCTGGGCAACAGGATATTTTCGGAAGCACCACCTCCTTACCTTCGGGGGTTTCACATGCAAATCCGTCCCAACAGGCACCCCCAGCTTATGTTCCCTCCCAGGCATCTCAGCCTATTACTCATGCTCCTCAAGCAGTGGCACCCAATACTCATGCTGCTCCCATGTTTGCTCAGCCACAAGCATATCCTGCAGCCATGAACCCATCATCATTTTCTCAGGCTGCTGCGCCATCATTTGCTCCTCCACAGCCACCTCAACATGCTGCACCATCATTTGCTCCTCCACAGCCACCTCAACATGCTGCACCATCATTTGCTCCTCCACAGCCACCTCAACATGCAGCTCCAAATCTACCATCAGGCCCATCAAACTTTTATATGCAACCGGCTTCACAGAATGGAGCACCACCATCCTATGTTCCTCCACAGTCTTCTCATCTCCCACCTCAACACGCATCTCAGCAAAGCTTCCTCCCACAAACTGCTGCACCAGCACCACAGGCACCATCAATATCTCGAGGGGCATCTCAGCCTTTTGGTGCCCCAAATTCAGTGCCATCTGGTGCCAGCACTCCTCTGCAGTCAAGTTTATCAGCTCCCCCAGAAACACTAATTTCAGCTTTGCAAGTTAGTCAGACCCAGCCAGTGAAGAAATTTGAGCCCAAATCTACAGTTTGGTCTGATACATTGACCCGGGGTCTCGTTGATTTCAACATTTCTGGTG CAAAAACCAATCCACACGCAGATATTGGAGTGGACTTCGATTCAATCAACCGCAAGGATAAAAGACAAGACAAGAAGATCTCTCAAGCACCTGTAGTATCTACGATCACCATGGGCAAGGCCATGGGCTCTGGCTCTGGCATTGGCCGAGCTGGTGCGAGTGCCGTTGCACCTCCTTCCAACCCAATGGGTGCGGGGCGGGGTGTCGGTATTGGTGGTGCTGGTTATGGTGGCGGAATGGGAATGAACCGGCCAATGGGgatgggaatgggaatgggaatgaaCCAACAACCCATGGGAGTGGGGATGGGGATGAACCAGCAACCGATGGGGATGAACCAACAACCCATGGGAATGGGCATGGGGATGAACCAACAACAGATGGGAATGGGAATGGGGATGAACCAACAACAGATGGGAATGGGGATGGGGATGGGCATGAACCCGGGGATGATGCGGCCTCCTCAGATGGGGATGGCTCCCGGCGGCATGCCTGGCGCCGGGTACAACCAGATGGGTGCTGGATATGGCGGCCAGCAGCCATACGGCGGGTACAGGTGA